The Oncorhynchus mykiss isolate Arlee chromosome 10, USDA_OmykA_1.1, whole genome shotgun sequence nucleotide sequence gggaagtctttgtcctgtactgtactgacacaaatgactgatgattggttgaaagaaattgataataataagatagtgggagctgtactgttagaatTCAGTGATACTCTAGGACTCGGTATTTAGAATGAGATGTGTTTAACACCCAGCCTGTGTTTATCCTCCCGTCCTCTAGGAGCGCTGTGCAGACAGCTGTGCCGGGAAGCTGATCCGCTCCAACCACCGTCTGATGGGAACCTATGTCAACCTGATGCCGGGGATGGTGCAGCGCCGCATGGCTGAGATGGAGAAGAAGAACGCTGAGCTGGTCACAGCAGAGGCTGAGGCTGCAGGTGCACTGGAGGGGACACCTGACTTGGCTGATCAAGGCCTACCTATAGCCTCAACCGGGGGTAAAGCCTCCGCTCCTGCCCCGGGGACAAGTGAGGCTATGACGGCTTCAGAGGTATCAGTGATGGCTGCCTCAGTCTTAAAGCCTGCTGTTTTAGATTTCTCTGCAGACCTGGGTCCAGCTGCCTCACCCTCCACCCCCTCGTCCACCTCCACAGAGGTTAAACTAGCAGCTGCTTCACCTTCCACCCCAGCCTCAGAACCACTggtgtcttcctccctctcccaggcTGTGAATGGAGTAGAGCTCACCAGGCTGACTTCAGGCCCAATTTTAGAGTTGTCCCCTGTTAGACATGATCAATCCACAGTCACTGCTGCTCCCAGTGCAACACCAAGTGGTCCCCACCTTAGTAGATAACCAGGCACCAGTAATGTTAGTTCCGCCCACATTTACATATGGTGCCTGTAGAGGCGACACCAGCGCCTACAATAGTGGCTCTTATGGTTACACAGAGATCAGCCCTAACCCCAGGCCCAGCCCtaaccccagccctaaccccagacccaaccctaaccccagacccaaccctaaccccagacccaaccctaaccccagacccaaccctaaccccagacCCAGCCCTTACCCCAGGCCCAGCCCTTACCCCAGGCCCTAACCTCAGGCCCAGCCCtaaccccagccctaaccccagGCCCTAACCCCAGGCCCAGCCCTAACCCCGGCCCTAACCCCAGCTAGCCCTTACCCCGGCCCTAACCCCAGCTAGCCCTTACCCCAGCCCTCACCCCAGGCCCTAACCCCAGGTCCAGGCCTTACCCCGGCCCTAACCCCAGCTAGCCCTTACCCCAGGCCTTACCCCGGCCCTAACCCCAGGCCCTAACCCCAGGCCCAGCCCTAACCCCAGGCCCTGCCCTAACCCCAGTTCCATAACTAGCTCCAGTACAGCTCCAGTCATAGTCCCAGCTCCTACCAGTGATGTCCCTCTCTCCCCaaaccatccaccctgaccacacAGGACTCTCAGCTGCCATCTTGAGTGTATGTGATCTATAGAATTGAACCAAGGATCCTGGAGAACTACTGGAAGTGCAGGGTTTCAATACAGCCCTGCCGAAACATTGTAATAATCAAGGTCTTCAGTCAGCTATTATTGTCTGAATCAAGGGTGTCACCTTACTGACCTACAGGGTAAGTGCTTGGTCATCAGCAATACAGAGTAGATATGTTGATGATGAGTTTACCTTggtgttacaacactgtataggCACCATGATGGAAAAATACCTTTCTGTCAAATATTAAACCGTTCTGGAGAGGAAGTCGTCATTGTGATTTTTAGATTTCTTGTCAAACTTCTTTCCTAtgatgtgtttgtctgtgtgattTTGAGGAGGAGGGAAATTGTTCGTCCCCTGAAGGAGTTAAAAGCAGTGGAATGGACAAGACAATATTGTTTCTCCTGGTCTGagtgtctttaggtgccttttggaaaacttcaagcaggctgtcatgtgcctttaactgaggagtggcttctgtctgaccactctaacataaaggcctgattggtggagtgctgcagagatggttgtccttctgaaaggttctcccatctccacagaggaactctggagctctgtcagattgaccattgggttattctcccccgattggtcagtttggtcaggcggccagctctaggaagagtcttggtgtttccaaactgcttccatttaagaatgatggaggccactgtcttcttggggaccttcaatgcagcagacattttttggtacccttccccagatctgtacctcgacacaatcctgtttcagagctctacagacaattccttcgacatggcttggtttttgctctgacatgcactgtcaactgtgggaccaaaccatgtccaattaattgagtttaccacaggtggactccaattaagttgtggaaacatctccaggatgatcaatggaaacaggaagcacctgagatcaattacgagtctcatagcaaagggtctgaatacttctgtaaataaggtatttcagtttttaaattTATAATAatttttcaaacatttctaaaaacctgttttcgctttgtcattatgggttattgtgtgtagattgttgaggaaaatgtttaatctattttagaataagattgtaacgtaacaaaaatgtggaaaaattaaatgtttgaatactttccaaatgctctATATGTACTGGCCCATACAATATTACAGTAAATTAGATATGGGTATATTAAGCTGTAGTATAGAGCTAGGAAGCACACCTGATGAACCAAAACACTCATCTTTCTGATAATAGATTTCATCACTTTGCTACAGAAAAATGTAGTGATATTTCCTGGTATAAATCATCAATTAGAGCTCTGAGGAATCTAGTCGATGTGACTTGGTCCGTTTCATTCACACCAATTGAGATTCTGGCTCTCATTTTGGGGGGGTaatatttcttattcttactaGTGAAAATAATAAAGTTGgatttttaacatttttaaagATAGACATTATCTGGGACCATTCAGAACATTTTCCTGAGTTGGCTTCATTTATTACTGAGTCAAAATTCTTGTATTATAAAATCAAATTGGTATCATTAGCAAAGAGAATGGGAAGCGCGGTAGAAGACCCAGCAGTCAGgttattgatatagattagtatggtagaagACCCAGCAGTCAGGTTATTGATATAAATTAGTATGGTAGAAGACCAAGCAGTCAGGTTATTGATATAGATTCGTATGGTAGAAGACCCAGCAGTCAGgttattgatatagattagtatggtagaagACCCAGCAGTCAGgttattgatatagattagtatggtagaagACCCAGCAGTAAGGTTATTGATATAAATTAGTATGGTAGAAGACCAAGCAGTAAGgttattgatatagattagtatggtagaagACCCAGCAGTCGGgttattgatatagattagtatggtagaagACCCAGCAGTAAGGTTATTGATATAAATTAGTATGGTAGAAGACCAAGCAGTAAGGTTATTGATATAAATTAGTATGGTAGAAGACCAAGCAGTCAGgttattgatatagattagtatggtagaagACCCAGCAGTCAGgttattgatatagattagtatggtagaagacccagcagtaaggttattgatatagattagtatggtagaagACCCAGCAGTCGGgttattgatatagattagtatggtagaagACCCAGCAGTAAGGTTATTGATATAAATTAGTATGGTAGAAGACCAAGCAGTAAGGTTATTGATATAAATTAGTATGGTAGAAGACCAAGCAGTCAGgttattgatatagattagtatggtagaagACCCAGCAGTCAGgttattgatatagattagtatggtagaagacccagcagtaaggttattgatatagattagtatggtagaagACCAGGCAGTCAGGTTATTAATGTAGATTAGTATAGTAGAAGACCCAGCAGTCAGGTTATTGATGtagattagtatggtagaagACCCAGCAGTCAGGTTATTGATGtagattagtatggtagaagACCCAGCAGTCAGGTTATTGATGtagattagtatggtagaagACCCATCAGTCAGgttattgatatagattagtatggtagaagACCCAGCAGTCAGgttattgatatagattagtatggtagaagACCCAGCAGTCAGgttattgatatagattagtatggtagaagACCCAGCAGTCAGGTTATTGATATAGATGAGGAATAACAAAGGTCCAATTATCCAACCCTGTGGCTTACCCTGTATCACAGATGTtgttgcaggtgtagcgaaatgcacaCCAAAGGATAACTTTGCACTGGTAGTTGCACAGCCGCTTGTATCAACACACTGTTCTCTCACATAAACACCGATATGTGTATAATCATGAGAACCTTAGTAATGCAATTTAGAAAGTAGTATTTCATGATCAAACGCTTTGGATAAATCTGAAAATATATACTCTCTGTATTCTTTGTTAAGGGCTGTAAAGATTTTATCCACAAGTTGCAAAAGAGCCACATCTGTGGAGTAGTTTTTACCA carries:
- the timm10b gene encoding mitochondrial import inner membrane translocase subunit Tim10 B, which gives rise to MEPEAQIRNLRDFLMVYNRMTEICFQRCTSNFNYRSLTMDEERCADSCAGKLIRSNHRLMGTYVNLMPGMVQRRMAEMEKKNAELVTAEAEAAGALEGTPDLADQGLPIASTGGKASAPAPGTSEAMTASEVSVMAASVLKPAVLDFSADLGPAASPSTPSSTSTEVKLAAASPSTPASEPLVSSSLSQAVNGVELTRLTSGPILELSPVRHDQSTVTAAPSATPSGPHLSR